The following coding sequences lie in one Apium graveolens cultivar Ventura chromosome 3, ASM990537v1, whole genome shotgun sequence genomic window:
- the LOC141713240 gene encoding protein HOTHEAD-like, with amino-acid sequence MVCKYLWGFFYYAAIFGTIFLLPFLCSSEKAPYSTFARDATAAPRIAYYDYIVIGGGTSGCALAATLSQDSQVLLLERGGLPYGNPTITNIGGFALTLADVSPSSPSQLFVSTDGVINHRARVLGGGSALNAGFFTRASTKFVNTAGWDPKLVQQSYEWVENKVAFEPETKQWQSAVRDGLLEAGVLPNNGFTYDHLIGTKVGGSIFDKDGHRHTAADLLEYAHPTNISLHFHATVQRILFNPGERPRSNGVVFEDSTGVNHWAYLKEGTKNEILVTAGALGSPQLLMLSGIGPADHLTDKGIQVIVDQPMVGQGMADNPMNALFIPSTQPLEISLIQTVGITPFGSYVEAASGTIQLNWASSLPQQLFNQTEQVYGVAREQLQSAEAKAAVDSYLASSVQAGILLQKIMGPASSGHLELKTLDAKDNPEVTFNYFSDPQDLQKCVQGMETVIRVIESAAVSKFRYATGTIQLYIDLILALPVNLRPRHLSATYSLEQFCMDTVMTIWHYHGGCHVNKVVDHNYKVVGVDALRVIDGSTFYFDSPGTNPQATVMMLGRYMGQRILQER; translated from the exons ATGGTTTGTAAGTATTTGTGGGGATTCTTTTATTATGCAGCAATTTTTGGAACCATCTTCCTTCTACCTTTTCTCTGTTCCTCCGAGAAAG CTCCATATTCGACATTTGCCAGAGATGCAACCGCGGCTCCGAGAATAGCATACTATGACTACATAGTGATAGGGGGCGGCACTTCAGGTTGCGCATTAGCAGCAACACTTTCACAAGACTCCCAGGTTTTATTACTCGAAAGAGGGGGTTTACCTTACGGTAACCCTACGATTACCAACATTGGTGGTTTTGCCCTAACCCTTGCAGATGTCTCACCCTCCTCACCTTCCCAGCTATTTGTCTCAACCGACGGCGTAATTAACCACCGAGCTCGTGTCTTGGGTGGCGGTTCAGCCTTAAACGCTGGATTTTTCACACGAGCAAGCACTAAATTTGTGAACACGGCAGGTTGGGATCCAAAACTAGTACAACAATCATATGAATGGGTGGAAAACAAGGTTGCGTTCGAGCCCGAAACAAAGCAATGGCAATCTGCTGTGAGGGATGGGTTGCTTGAAGCTGGAGTTTTGCCCAATAATGGGTTTACGTATGATCATCTAATTGGTACCAAAGTTGGTGGCTCAATATTTGATAAAGATGGACATAGACACACCGCGGCTGATTTGTTAGAGTATGCTCATCCTACTAACATTTCTCTGCATTTTCATGCAACCGTGCAACGTATTCTGTTCAATCCAGGAG AAAGACCAAGATCTAATGGAGTAGTGTTCGAAGATTCAACTGGAGTGAATCACTGGGCATACTTAAAAGAGGGTACCAAAAATGAGATCCTGGTGACAGCGGGTGCACTTGGAAGCCCCCAACTCCTAATGTTAAGTGGTATTGGGCCTGCTGATCATCTCACTGATAAGGGAATACAAGTAATTGTTGATCAGCCCATGGTGGGACAAGGAATGGCTGATAATCCAATGAATGCTCTTTTCATTCCTTCAACTCAGCCTCTTGAAATCTCACTCATTCAAACCGTGGGTATTACTCCATTTGGTAGCTATGTCGAAGCAGCAAGCGGGACTATTCAGTTGAACTGGGCCAGTAGTTTGCCTCAACAACTATTTAATCAG ACTGAACAAGTATACGGAGTGGCCAGAGAGCAATTACAGAGTGCAGAAGCGAAAGCTGCAGTAGATTCGTACTTGGCATCAAGTGTTCAAGCAGGAATCCTACTACAGAAAATAATGGGTCCAGCTTCTTCGGGCCATCTGGAGCTGAAAACACTAGATGCAAAGGACAATCCAGAAGTCACTTTTAACTACTTCAGTGATCCTCAAGACTTGCAGAAGTGTGTGCAGGGTATGGAAACAGTGATACGGGTGATAGAATCTGCAGCGGTGTCTAAGTTTCGATACGCTACCGGAACCATACAGCTATATATCGACTTGATCCTTGCCCTGCCAGTCAACTTGAGGCCTAGACATTTATCTGCTACTTATTCACTAGAGCAGTTTTGCATGGACACAGTTATGACAATATGGCATTACCATGGCGGATGCCATGTTAACAAGGTTGTTGATCACAATTACAAGGTTGTTGGTGTTGATGCATTACGTGTTATTGATGGATCAACATTTTACTTCGATTCACCAGGGACGAACCCTCAAGCTACTGTCATGATGCTTGGAAG GTATATGGGACAAAGAATTCTGCAAGAGCGATAA